In the genome of Chelmon rostratus isolate fCheRos1 chromosome 12, fCheRos1.pri, whole genome shotgun sequence, the window TTCTACACTAAACACTCAGTTTTAATCATTTGCATCATGTTGGATTCTGTATTCAGACCTTATCATGCAACAGCTGAAGTTGATGGAGATCTGAGAAGGTACGGTTACACTCCTATTCTGGTCTTCATAACTCAGGTGGGAGCTGCTGGATGACTCTGCTTATAGCAATCTGTGTGACTGCTGTGAATCCAGCTGCAAGTCCAGGAAGATGAGGAGTGTAGAATCAGGTATTTGTACAACTTCTGATGTATTAAACTGCTGTCATGGGACTGTcctaaaacttttttttcttctttaatatAAACAGGGAAGCATGGAATGGTACAAAATGCAGTCCTGGGGCCACTTACCATCACTGATGTGAATTCCTGAAGTACCATCAAGGTAGGCATGTTATGTTTGAATTGCACTATTATATTTGTCAACTACTAaacttttcctttctctcaAAAGGAACGGATCCATCTTTACAGACTGGTTCTTTCAATCTGAATTGGGGTTTTATTCTTGGTTTCTAAAGCTTCTTAAAGCTTACTGCCTGTCTCTTTACATTTCAGATGGTAATGTGGCCATTAAAGATGTATCCAAACCACTTGAATGCTCTCAAATATTTGACTTGATTTGAGTGTAATGATCTTAAAGGGGTGAACTCAGTGTTTTTGCTAAGAAACATGAGAAAAGCTTGCTTTTACTCAAATCAATGAAGAAACATGCATTGACTGGCTTGTCTAAATGCACGATTCAATGCTGACCTTCATGTTCATTGCACCATCAGGTCCTACATGTTTACATTCTAAAATGCCAGATCCTGTGTATGTAGTGCAGTTCATCACCCCATACCAGCATAAATGTGCTGTGActaaatttttattttattgatcccaagactgggaaattattctctgcatttcacccatctctgtttgaagaaacacacacacatgcaacatgcagtgaagcacacacaggagcagtgggctgcaatcatatgcccggggagcatattggggggggggttaagtgccttgctcaagggcacatcagccggctaatggagggggagggaatactccactatatttagCCATAAGGTGAATATATCTTGATCTTGGCTTCATGTGCAGGTCATGACATGATGTTGTGCAACAAGTGTCCTTGGTGGTGTTTGTTTTAGACCAGTCCAAGTAAGATGGCAGGCGTTCAAAGACCTGTTAAATCAGTCAATGACCTCCTGTTCTATACAGATCAAGATCATATTTTAATCATGTTATCCATCTTTGAAGAGGAATGGTGGATGGCATAGATTGCACCAACAGTttaattatttgtgtgtgtagactAGATTTAGCAGTGCTAAATTATTCCTAGTGCCAGACCCAATGTCAATATTTATATAAACATTACACAAGATGTCCCTCAGCTTTGCCAGTGAATCTACTACTTTGAATTTACTCTCTGTATGAAATATTTGGAAATAAAGTTGCCTTGGTTCAATGCAATTCAAGCAACACTTAATATTAAACTTTTTATTGCCACAACAAAATAGTATTTTGTGCACAACAGATTTGAGTGCAAATCTAACAACCATCTGTGAAACATTTCACTTGagaacattttttaacaaatagGAAAACAACTTGTAAAAATACTATTTTGCCATTACAAGTGATTGGccgcacgcacatacacattcatacaaCGTTAATTGCCTTGAGCGCGCATGTGCGGTGAAAACGCATCTACAACAAAAAAAACGGCTCTCGGCCGGGAGTCGGCTCCCATCGTTCACGTCCTAACGTCACTACCACGTACGTTACTCTGCAAATCAGAAGAGAGCGGGACCCGCGCGGAGGCGGGACTGCCGAGCCGAGCCGAGTGAATTAACTCCCGTCGGGAGGATAAAACTTCAACTAGCAGGACTTTTGAGCAAGGCGGCAGGTAATGTTGGAAGGATAACAACAAtgagaaaacatattttctaaCCAACATGCTATTAAAATTTTAAGCCCTTCTTACCCTCTAAGCCTTTTTTATATTCTCAGCCTTTGGGAATAAGTGCATTTTCCACAAtttaagctagctagctagcaaacacGTTTATAGCCAGCACTAAAAGCTGTTAGCATTGTGGATGAGTAGCTTCGGCTTCTCTATAGACTGCTGTACCTCACTGcactgttgtgtatgtgtgtgcgtggttgAAAAACGactttgtgtgaatgtgacGAATTTACATTGTGTATCTTATGGGCAAAAAAAAGTGTCATACAAGcttaacattaaaatgtatctGCATACTGGTAcactacaataataataataattaatatgcCGCGATAAGTCTGGGCCAGCCTTTCACAGGATTTTCAAGCCCagctgcaggtatttgctccCTGGTAGTCTGAAGAGCGTTTGTGACATGGGGCATTGATGCTGGGTGATAAGATATGGCTTGCCACCAGTTCATTTCCACTTCATTCTAATGGTGTTGAGGCCAGGTCTTTGTACTGGCCAGCCTGGTTCCTCCACACTAAACTGGcaaaataatttctttattgtcatgttgaaactgGAAAGGGCCTTTGTCAAATTGGAAGCACGCAATTGTCTAAAAGGTTATTGTATGATGCAATATTAAGATTTTCCATAATATGTTCTAAGAGGCCAATCcaaaaccatgaaaaaaaaaaacaacactaaaaGCACACAAAAGTATGTGACCagaggtgtccacatacttatGGTCATATACAGTAATATTGAATGTTACAGAATCACATCTGTGTATTGTAATCTTGTTTGCAGAGAAGGAAAGCCACAGGCGTAAAAATGGACTGGTTCCATTGTAATCAGTGCTTCACAAGGAGGGGGTCGAAGTTTGCTGTGTCCAGCTGTGGCCACATCTGCTGCGAAGCATGCATTAAATCTCGTGAGGCAGTTCTATAGTGTCTGCTCTGCACCTTAAGTCAATTTGCTTCTACTTTTCAGCTATAAGCATTGCATATCATGGCTCTTGTCTCGTATGCATCTTGTGATTATGTCCTTTCCCACAGAGCAGTGCAGCGTGTGTGGGACCCATTGCAGTTATCTGCCCATCACAGATGAGGTTGgtgagtttgacatttttactgcagGTTACTCTCTGATGCCATAAACAAAGAATGGCCTTGTTTTACATAGCCAAGTTATTTAATTTACACAGATGTTCTATTTCAGATGAAGCCACAGGAAAAGGTGTTTTTCAAGGACCCTGTGAAGCTCATCCAATCACGGCTGGAGAACATTTCACAggtctgtctcctctgtgctgcattcacCCCAAGCTCCCTTGTTGCTTCCCTTTTTAATTGCTTTCCTGGGATGTTAAATGCCAGAGCAGTCACTCAATTAATAACCGGTCAGTGAGTCATTCAACAAGAAGTTGCTTCAGTTAGAGTGATATTTGACAAGATTAAAAGCATCACTGTAGGATTACTCTAAGATCATTTGGGAATCACTGAGCCACAATCCCAAAGCCAGAATtgatttacatgttttattttcacaagaagAATATTTTATTGTGAGATGTTCATGCTCCACAGATTGCCCTTtttcagcagacacagatggagagagTCACGGCGCACTTCAGGCATAAGTCTATTGAACTGGAAAGGCGTGTGAAGGAAGTCTCTGAGCAGGGTTACAGGTGATTGTTATATCTGTTATTGTTCCTCTGTGGCTGTGTAAGTAAAATCCCTGATTGCAACGCTATTCTTCCCTTGTCTGTTATCACAAGGCAACTGTCcgagctgaggagagagaacgCTGACttaaaaaagcagctttcagagctgaaaagagagactGCTGATTTGAGAAAGCCACTTTCTCAGAGGAGAGTAGGTGTTTCAAAAGTCTAATAGAGAAAAGCTTTATGTTGACAAATAAACCAG includes:
- the LOC121615630 gene encoding RING finger protein 212B-like, whose amino-acid sequence is MDWFHCNQCFTRRGSKFAVSSCGHICCEACIKSQQCSVCGTHCSYLPITDEMKPQEKVFFKDPVKLIQSRLENISQIALFQQTQMERVTAHFRHKSIELERRVKEVSEQGYRQLSELRRENADLKKQLSELKRETADLRKPLSQRRVSPGHFQIDGTQRMSLPVAVASPVTPRSRPTSHFGSAEVQRWARDRGPSLSSLTTPGSATPISSHSSLHEHLHRTPTPTRTRRQTPNVFQFQFMSGLSIQSPRR